In a genomic window of Dyadobacter fermentans DSM 18053:
- a CDS encoding mechanosensitive ion channel family protein, translated as MDFIDLINYRNSPWLLLLLAGTIGLVISIIVISLIRVTASRRDWTVVRAIRENLTSVLHFFVPITLITATAKTYTYSNPEYDWVFALSKTALIGITTWLMARIVIIVERILIDKLDFNSPDNNQARRLFTKIKFVKRIVVIMVVTIGVSILLLSFESVRQYGVGILTSAGIASVIIGFAAQKSLANLMAGIQIAFTQPIKIDDVVIVEGEWGRIEEINLTYVVVNIWDLRRIVLPITYFIETPFQNWTRNDSALTGTAFFYLNYHTPVDKLRAKLKEVLDSTPLWDGRAWALQVTDTQGQLMVIRALMSARNSGETFDLRCLVREKLIEFISNEHPEALPATRVEEQTQTKFRVSETGI; from the coding sequence ATGGATTTTATCGACCTTATTAATTACCGCAATTCTCCCTGGCTCTTGCTGCTGCTCGCCGGCACCATCGGGTTGGTGATCAGCATTATTGTCATCAGCCTTATCCGGGTTACCGCTTCGAGACGGGACTGGACCGTGGTGCGCGCCATCCGCGAGAACCTCACCAGCGTGCTGCATTTCTTTGTGCCGATCACGCTCATTACGGCTACCGCCAAAACGTATACTTATTCCAATCCGGAATACGACTGGGTTTTCGCATTGAGTAAAACCGCGCTCATCGGCATTACGACCTGGCTCATGGCCCGGATCGTGATCATCGTGGAGCGCATTCTGATCGATAAGCTCGATTTCAACTCCCCCGACAACAACCAGGCGCGGCGGCTTTTTACGAAGATCAAATTCGTGAAACGCATTGTCGTGATCATGGTCGTGACGATCGGCGTTTCGATACTGCTGCTCAGCTTCGAAAGCGTGCGGCAATATGGCGTGGGAATACTCACTTCCGCCGGTATCGCTTCGGTGATCATCGGTTTCGCGGCGCAGAAATCGCTGGCCAACCTCATGGCCGGTATTCAGATCGCATTTACGCAGCCAATCAAGATCGACGACGTGGTGATTGTGGAAGGCGAATGGGGGCGCATTGAGGAAATTAACCTGACTTACGTGGTCGTTAATATCTGGGACCTGCGGCGCATTGTACTTCCGATCACCTATTTCATCGAAACGCCGTTCCAGAACTGGACCCGGAATGATAGCGCACTTACCGGCACTGCATTCTTTTACCTCAATTACCACACGCCCGTCGATAAGCTGCGCGCGAAACTGAAAGAGGTGCTCGACAGCACACCGCTTTGGGACGGACGTGCGTGGGCATTGCAGGTTACCGATACGCAGGGGCAACTGATGGTGATCCGCGCGCTGATGTCGGCCAGGAATTCGGGCGAGACGTTCGACTTGCGTTGCCTGGTGCGAGAAAAGCTGATCGAATTTATTTCCAACGAGCACCCGGAGGCATTGCCCGCTACGCGCGTGGAAGAACAGACGCAGACGAAATTCCGGGTTTCGGAAACGGGTATTTAA